In Mariluticola halotolerans, one DNA window encodes the following:
- a CDS encoding winged helix-turn-helix domain-containing protein gives MGMELDDLFRALADSVRRQILDELDERDGQTLFEIHNRLVMYHGVSLTRQGLSKHLGVLEKAGLVRCEWQWRSKHHFIDRSPMRAGMRMWLDRHLRAEKGQEDENRDYERSGR, from the coding sequence ATGGGTATGGAACTCGATGATTTATTCCGGGCGCTGGCGGATAGTGTGCGGCGCCAAATTCTTGATGAGCTTGACGAGCGTGACGGACAAACGCTGTTCGAAATCCACAATCGCCTTGTGATGTATCATGGTGTGTCGCTGACGCGGCAGGGGCTGTCGAAACATTTGGGCGTGCTGGAGAAGGCGGGGCTTGTCCGGTGCGAATGGCAGTGGCGCAGCAAGCATCATTTTATCGATCGGAGCCCCATGCGCGCCGGTATGCGCATGTGGCTGGACCGGCACTTGCGGGCGGAAAAGGGACAGGAAGATGAAAATCGTGATTACGAGCGTTCTGGTCGATGA
- a CDS encoding VOC family protein: MKIVITSVLVDDQEKALQFYTGKLGFLPKLDVPMGAHRWLTIVSPGAEDGVQLLLEPDEHPAAKKFKAALKRDGIPATQFGVDDIHKEYARLQGLGVSFTQPPVPMGPVTTAVLDDECGNLIQIAQMH, from the coding sequence ATGAAAATCGTGATTACGAGCGTTCTGGTCGATGACCAGGAAAAGGCGTTGCAATTTTATACTGGAAAACTCGGTTTCCTGCCGAAACTGGATGTGCCGATGGGCGCGCATCGCTGGCTGACAATTGTGTCGCCCGGCGCAGAGGACGGTGTGCAATTGTTGCTGGAGCCGGATGAGCACCCGGCGGCGAAGAAATTCAAGGCGGCGCTGAAGCGGGATGGCATTCCGGCAACCCAGTTTGGGGTGGACGATATCCATAAGGAATACGCGCGTCTGCAGGGGCTTGGCGTGAGCTTTACGCAACCGCCGGTGCCAATGGGGCCAGTGACGACAGCGGTGCTGGACGATGAATGCGGCAACCTGATCCAGATTGCGCAAATGCACTGA
- a CDS encoding ATP-dependent helicase, with translation MTTEPQRAPGPITSQFGQRVPDYLSGLNEEQRDAVLSIDGPLLVLAGAGTGKTRVLTTRIAHILASHKARGHEVLSVTFTNKAAREMKERIAKLVGRAFEGMPWLGTFHSIGARILRQHAALVGLKSDFTILDTDDQIRLIKQLFAAENINEKRWSARQFANMMDGWKNRAQFPSNIDLVEAGTFADGKAQKIYADYQARLKTLNAADFGDLLLEGIRLFRENPDVLAEYHRRFKYMLVDEYQDSNTAQYIWLRLLASGSDPAKANICVVGDDDQSIYGWRGAEVDNILRFEKDFPGAKVIKLERNYRSTSNILAAASHLIAHNEGRLGKTLQTDVGEDGEKVAVISVWDSEEEARQIGETIEQLQRNNHALNDMAILVRASFQMREFEERFITLGLNYRVIGGPRFYERREIRDALAYLRLTAQHADDLAFERIINVPKRGLGDTTIKVLHDVARAQEIPMMQATRMLIETEELKPKQRTTLRALVAQFDDWADRSRTISHHELAEQILDESGYTAMWQNDKSADAPGRLENLKELVRSMEEFQNLAGFLEHISLVMDRDSGDAEDAISIMTLHSAKGLEFDTVFLPGWEEGLFPHQRSLDESGKVGLEEERRLAYVGITRAKKRAKISMAQNRRIHGLWQSCIPSRFLDELPAGVVEATDTGSAYGGYNYGGRNTASRFDNADPFEAVYETPGWKRARAQQASRRDPGPKTIEGDLVARSIDTGSAYTYGDRVFHLKFGPGKVSSVEGNKLTIEFDKAGRKKVLDSFVKRG, from the coding sequence ATGACCACAGAACCCCAGCGCGCCCCCGGCCCCATCACCTCGCAATTCGGCCAGCGGGTGCCCGATTACCTGTCCGGCCTCAACGAGGAACAGCGCGACGCCGTGTTGTCCATCGATGGCCCGCTGCTGGTTCTGGCGGGTGCCGGCACCGGCAAAACCCGCGTGCTCACCACCCGGATTGCCCACATTCTCGCCTCCCACAAAGCACGTGGGCATGAGGTGCTTTCGGTAACCTTCACCAACAAGGCCGCCCGCGAAATGAAAGAGCGGATCGCCAAATTGGTTGGCCGGGCCTTCGAGGGCATGCCTTGGCTTGGCACTTTCCACTCCATCGGCGCGCGCATCCTGCGCCAACACGCAGCGTTAGTCGGTCTCAAATCCGATTTCACCATTCTTGACACCGATGACCAAATCCGTCTGATCAAGCAATTATTTGCCGCCGAAAACATTAATGAGAAACGCTGGTCCGCTCGCCAGTTCGCCAACATGATGGATGGTTGGAAAAACCGGGCCCAGTTTCCATCCAATATTGATCTCGTCGAGGCTGGCACCTTCGCCGACGGCAAGGCGCAAAAAATCTACGCCGATTATCAGGCCCGCCTGAAAACCCTCAACGCCGCCGATTTTGGCGATCTCCTGCTCGAGGGCATTCGCCTGTTCCGCGAAAATCCCGACGTGCTGGCCGAGTACCACCGCCGCTTCAAATACATGCTGGTCGACGAATATCAGGATTCCAACACCGCCCAATATATCTGGCTGCGCCTCCTCGCCTCCGGCTCTGATCCGGCAAAAGCCAATATCTGCGTTGTGGGCGACGACGACCAGTCCATCTATGGCTGGCGCGGTGCCGAGGTGGATAACATCCTACGCTTCGAAAAGGACTTTCCCGGCGCCAAGGTCATCAAGCTGGAGCGCAATTACCGCTCGACCTCCAACATCCTCGCCGCCGCCTCCCACCTGATCGCCCATAACGAAGGCCGGCTCGGCAAGACCTTGCAAACCGATGTCGGCGAGGATGGCGAAAAAGTAGCTGTCATCTCTGTCTGGGATAGCGAGGAAGAAGCCCGTCAGATCGGCGAGACCATCGAACAGCTGCAGCGCAACAATCACGCCCTCAACGACATGGCCATTCTGGTCCGCGCCTCGTTCCAGATGCGCGAGTTTGAAGAACGCTTTATTACCCTCGGGCTGAATTACCGCGTCATCGGCGGCCCGCGCTTTTACGAGCGCCGCGAAATCCGCGATGCCCTCGCCTATCTGCGCCTCACCGCCCAGCATGCCGATGACCTCGCCTTCGAGCGCATCATCAACGTGCCCAAGCGCGGCCTCGGTGACACCACAATCAAGGTCTTGCACGATGTCGCCCGCGCGCAGGAAATCCCGATGATGCAGGCCACCCGCATGCTCATTGAAACCGAAGAGCTCAAACCCAAGCAACGCACAACCCTGCGCGCCCTCGTCGCCCAGTTCGACGACTGGGCCGACCGGTCCCGCACCATTTCCCATCACGAGCTGGCCGAACAAATTCTCGATGAATCCGGCTACACCGCCATGTGGCAGAACGACAAATCCGCCGATGCGCCGGGGCGCTTGGAAAACCTCAAGGAACTGGTCCGCTCCATGGAGGAATTCCAAAATCTCGCCGGTTTCCTCGAACACATTTCCCTCGTCATGGATCGCGACAGCGGCGACGCCGAAGATGCCATCTCGATCATGACCCTGCATTCTGCCAAAGGTCTGGAATTCGACACCGTCTTTCTCCCCGGCTGGGAGGAAGGCCTTTTCCCCCACCAGCGCTCTTTGGATGAAAGCGGCAAGGTGGGCCTCGAGGAAGAGCGGCGCTTGGCTTACGTCGGCATTACCCGCGCCAAAAAGCGCGCCAAAATCTCGATGGCCCAGAACCGGCGCATTCATGGCCTCTGGCAATCATGCATTCCCTCGCGCTTTCTCGATGAACTCCCCGCCGGCGTGGTCGAGGCCACCGATACCGGCTCCGCCTATGGCGGCTATAATTACGGCGGCCGCAACACCGCCTCGCGCTTCGACAATGCCGACCCGTTCGAAGCCGTCTACGAAACCCCCGGCTGGAAACGCGCCCGCGCCCAACAGGCCTCCCGCCGCGACCCCGGCCCCAAAACCATCGAAGGCGACCTCGTCGCCCGCTCCATAGACACCGGCTCCGCCTACACCTACGGCGACCGCGTCTTCCACCTGAAATTCGGCCCCGGCAAAGTCTCCAGCGTCGAGGGCAACAAACTCACCATCGAATTCGACAAGGCCGGCCGGAAAAAGGTGCTGGATAGTTTCGTAAAGCGAGGCTAG